Proteins found in one Streptomyces sp. NBC_00461 genomic segment:
- a CDS encoding DUF2252 domain-containing protein: MSVPELNDEQRGEEILTVFDTAFGRLLAADPAAFRVKFRKMAASAFAFYRGTACLFYHDLTANSQFGSKRGGPYLDERTSRVWIHGDLHAENFGTYMDSNGRLVFNVNDFDEAYVGPFTWDLKRFSASIALVGYAKALGDDQITELVEVYAGAYRERIHALATGAKSDEVPPFTLDTAQGPLLDALRDARSLTRFELLDSMTEIRDFERRFAPGGGSIELDAATRYKVLAAFDGYLETLPDASLDRPDSYRVKDVVGRRGIGIGSAGLPSYNILLEGHSDALENDVVIYIKQAQTPAVSRHVTDPAIRDYFQHEGHRTVISQRALQAHADPWLGWTELDGAGQLVAEVSPYAVDLDWGDIDDPEEIAAVVADLGRATATMHAAADDQSGESLVPFSTERAIDAAIAADEDGFAGLLTDFAHSYGTRARGDHQIFVDLFRNGRIPGL; encoded by the coding sequence ATGTCGGTACCCGAGCTCAACGACGAGCAGCGCGGCGAGGAGATCCTCACCGTCTTCGACACCGCCTTCGGCCGGCTCCTGGCCGCCGACCCCGCCGCGTTCCGCGTGAAGTTCCGCAAGATGGCGGCCTCCGCGTTCGCGTTCTACCGGGGCACGGCGTGCCTCTTCTACCACGACCTCACCGCGAACTCCCAGTTCGGTTCGAAGCGGGGCGGACCGTACCTGGACGAGCGCACCTCGCGCGTGTGGATCCACGGCGACCTGCACGCGGAGAACTTCGGCACGTACATGGACTCCAACGGCCGCCTGGTCTTCAACGTCAACGACTTCGACGAGGCGTACGTCGGCCCCTTCACCTGGGACCTCAAGCGCTTCTCCGCCTCCATCGCCCTCGTCGGGTACGCGAAGGCGCTCGGTGACGACCAGATCACCGAGCTGGTCGAGGTGTACGCGGGCGCGTACCGCGAGCGCATCCACGCCCTGGCGACCGGCGCCAAGAGCGACGAGGTGCCGCCGTTCACCCTGGACACCGCCCAGGGCCCGCTGCTGGACGCCCTGCGCGACGCCCGCTCCCTGACCCGTTTCGAGCTGCTGGACTCGATGACGGAGATCCGCGACTTCGAGCGCCGCTTCGCCCCCGGCGGCGGCTCCATCGAGTTGGACGCGGCGACCCGCTACAAGGTCCTGGCGGCCTTCGACGGCTACCTGGAGACCCTTCCGGACGCCTCGCTGGACCGCCCGGACTCGTACCGCGTGAAGGACGTGGTCGGCCGCCGCGGCATCGGCATCGGCTCGGCCGGTCTCCCGTCGTACAACATCCTTCTTGAGGGCCACAGCGACGCCCTGGAGAACGATGTGGTGATCTACATCAAGCAGGCCCAGACCCCGGCCGTCTCGCGGCACGTCACCGACCCGGCGATCCGGGACTACTTCCAGCACGAGGGCCACCGCACGGTGATCTCGCAGCGCGCCCTGCAGGCGCACGCCGACCCATGGCTGGGCTGGACCGAGCTGGACGGTGCGGGCCAGCTGGTCGCCGAGGTCTCGCCGTACGCGGTCGACCTGGACTGGGGCGACATCGACGACCCGGAGGAGATCGCGGCCGTCGTCGCCGACCTCGGCCGGGCCACGGCCACCATGCACGCAGCGGCGGACGACCAGTCCGGCGAGTCCCTCGTGCCCTTCTCCACCGAGCGGGCCATCGACGCGGCGATCGCCGCCGACGAGGACGGCTTCGCGGGTCTGCTGACCGACTTCGCGCACAGCTACGGCACACGCGCGCGCGGCGACCACCAGATCTTCGTGGACCTGTTCCGCAACGGCCGGATTCCGGGTCTGTGA
- a CDS encoding thioredoxin domain-containing protein: protein MSKRNSQSSKTAARERLRQERERQAKRAKAKRQIIVAGSVVAVLAAAGGIGYAVVQANKPSHWEAAKDDKVVAPANTTGTDGTTVVIGKADAKKTLKVYEDSRCPICAQFEQTVGSTVKKDIDGGKYKIQYIGATFIDNKDNGEGSKNALSALGAALNVSDDAFLQYKTALYSTKWHPDETTDKFKDDSYLIKVAQTVPALKNNTKFQDAVKKGTYDAWAMAMSKTFDDNKDGVQGTPSFVMNGKQLTTSPPNQAWTVAEYNKVLDAALKA, encoded by the coding sequence ATGAGCAAGCGGAACAGCCAGAGCTCGAAGACGGCGGCCCGGGAGCGGCTGCGGCAGGAGCGCGAGCGTCAGGCCAAGCGGGCCAAGGCCAAGCGGCAGATCATCGTGGCCGGCTCGGTCGTCGCCGTCCTCGCGGCGGCCGGCGGCATAGGCTACGCCGTCGTCCAGGCCAACAAGCCCAGCCACTGGGAGGCCGCGAAGGACGACAAGGTGGTCGCGCCGGCCAACACCACGGGCACCGACGGCACCACCGTCGTCATCGGCAAGGCCGACGCCAAGAAGACCCTCAAGGTCTACGAGGACTCCCGCTGCCCGATCTGCGCCCAGTTCGAGCAGACCGTCGGTTCGACCGTGAAGAAGGACATCGACGGCGGCAAGTACAAGATCCAGTACATCGGCGCCACCTTCATCGACAACAAGGACAACGGTGAGGGCTCCAAGAACGCGCTGAGCGCCCTGGGAGCCGCGCTGAACGTCAGCGACGACGCCTTCCTCCAGTACAAGACCGCCCTGTACTCGACCAAGTGGCACCCGGACGAGACCACCGACAAGTTCAAGGACGACAGCTACCTCATCAAGGTCGCCCAGACCGTCCCCGCGCTGAAGAACAACACGAAGTTCCAGGACGCGGTCAAGAAGGGCACCTACGACGCCTGGGCGATGGCCATGTCGAAGACCTTCGACGACAACAAGGACGGCGTGCAGGGCACCCCGAGCTTCGTCATGAACGGCAAGCAGCTCACGACCTCTCCTCCCAACCAGGCGTGGACGGTCGCGGAGTACAACAAGGTCCTGGACGCGGCCCTCAAGGCCTGA